In one Aromatoleum aromaticum EbN1 genomic region, the following are encoded:
- a CDS encoding Crp/Fnr family transcriptional regulator, with amino-acid sequence MPRIACSPGTRGETLSSTACPAIGQEHAETERLCRLLVHVPLLSGFSPAEIARFAHGVREQNVDRGCVVFHKGDPCHGFHLVLAGQVKLAFTSAEGHEKVIEIILPGQTFGEAVMFMDKPYVVMAQALTDCKLLHISKSVVFDEMDRDPVFCRKIIAGLSHRLHHLIADVETYSLRSGRERIVGYLLRQEEIDGEPRTNGYVSVRLPTSKGTIASRLNLTQEHFSRILHELIEAGLICVEGRTIHIPDIEKLRTTQGQF; translated from the coding sequence CGCGATCGGGCAAGAGCACGCCGAGACTGAGCGCTTGTGCAGACTGCTCGTTCACGTGCCGCTCCTCAGCGGCTTCAGTCCCGCCGAGATCGCCCGCTTCGCTCACGGCGTGCGCGAGCAGAACGTGGATAGGGGCTGCGTGGTGTTCCACAAGGGCGACCCCTGCCACGGCTTCCACCTGGTGCTGGCCGGCCAGGTCAAGCTCGCATTCACGTCCGCCGAGGGGCACGAGAAAGTCATCGAGATCATCCTTCCGGGCCAGACGTTCGGCGAGGCGGTGATGTTCATGGACAAGCCCTACGTCGTGATGGCCCAGGCGCTGACCGACTGCAAGCTGCTGCATATCTCGAAGAGCGTCGTGTTCGACGAGATGGACCGCGATCCGGTGTTCTGCCGCAAGATCATCGCCGGCCTGTCCCACCGCCTGCACCACCTGATCGCCGACGTCGAGACCTACTCGCTGCGCTCCGGGCGCGAGCGCATCGTCGGCTACCTCCTGCGCCAGGAGGAAATCGACGGCGAACCGAGGACGAACGGCTACGTGTCGGTGCGCCTCCCGACCAGCAAAGGCACGATCGCGTCGCGCCTGAACCTCACCCAGGAACATTTCTCCCGCATCCTGCACGAACTGATTGAAGCCGGGTTAATCTGTGTCGAGGGACGCACGATTCACATCCCGGATATCGAGAAGCTGCGCACGACGCAGGGCCAATTCTAG